Below is a genomic region from Microbacterium sp. LWO12-1.2.
GACGATCGATACGCCGAACACGTACTGCCAGCTCGTCTCATACTGACCCACGAACTTGGTCAGGGCGACCGAGAGCGGCTGGTTCTTGTCGGTGGAGAGGATGACGAGCGACGCCGCGAACTCGTTCCAGCAGGCCACGAACGTGAACACGATCGCGGTCACGATGCCGGGCCACACGAGCGGCAGGTTGATCTTGAACAGCACCGTGAAGCGACCGGCGCCGTCGATCTGCGCCGCTTCGTCGATCTCCTTGGGGATGCCGGCGAAGAAGGAGTGCATGATCCACACCGCGAACGACAGGTTGAACGCCGCGTTGATGAAGATCATCGCCGCCCAGGTGTCTCCGAGGCCCAGAGTCGTGAACTGGCGGAACAGGCCGGACGTGAGCACGGCCGGCTGCAGCATCTGCGTCACGATCACCAGGAACAGGAAGACCATGCGTCCGGGGAACTTGAAGCGGGCCGTGTAGTACGCCGCGGGGAGTGAGACCGCGAGCACGAGCAGTGTCGCGAAGACCGCGATGATAATGGTCGAGATCAGGTTGTACGGCAGCGGCGTCTCGGGGGTCGACCACATCGTGAAGTAGTTCTCCCAGTGCCACTCGGTCGGGAGATAGGTCGGGTCGACCGAGCGGATCTGCGCCTTCGTCTTCACGGAGCCGAAGAACATGATCACGTAGGGCAGCACGAAGATCGCGAGTACGAGGAATCCGGCGGCGGTACGCAGGATGACCCGCGGCAGCGAAACCTGATCGGCGGTGTAGCGCCTTTTGCGTCCGGGCAGGGGTGGGATGCTGCGGCCGCCGCGGCCTGCGGTGGTGACGAGCTCTGTCTCGGTGACGGTCACGATCAGACCTCCTTCATGGGCTTGACGATCTTCACGTAGGCCGCGACGATCACGATCACGATCAGGAAGGCGATCACCGACAGGGCGCTCGCGACATCGACCTTCTTCTGCAGCTCGATGTACTTGAAGATCATCGTCATGATCGTGTCGGCGCCGTATCCGGGGATCGACCCGGTCATCACCTTCAGGATCGGCAGCGAGTTGAAGACGTTGATGATGTTGATGAGGATCGCGACGGCCAGCGCGCTGCGCAGCTGGGGCAGCACGATCGACCAGTAGGTGCGGGTGGCTCCGGCGCCGTCCATCTTCGCGGCCTCGAGCGCGTCGGCGGGCACCGCCTGGAGTCCGGCCAGGATCGTGTAGGTCGTGAAGGGCAGCGACACGAAGATCGCGATCACGATCGACCAGATGAACGCGGTCGTCGGGTTCTTGGTCCAGCCGTAGCCGACCGAGTCGGACGAGAGTCCGATGTCGTACAGGAACTTGTTGAAGACCCCGAAGTACGGCTCGAGGCTGTAGTAGAAGACCATGGTCGTCATCACGACGGATGCCGCCCAGGGCACGATCACGGCCATGCGCACGATCTGTCGCCCGGGGAAGGCCTTGTTCAGGATCTGTGCGAGTCCGAGTGAGATCACGACCGTGAACAGCACGACCGAGACGACCCACACGATGGTGCGGAAGAAGATCGGCCAGAACTCGGCGAAAGCGAAGACCGTGGCGAAGTTGTCGAAGCCCACGGAACCTTTGTCGAGCCCCGAGAGGGAGATGTCCCGCGTGGAGTTGTAGAACATGACGCCGGCGGGGAACAGCACGACGCCGATGATGAGCACCAGCGCCGGTGCGATCCAGGGCAGCGCCTGGAGGAGGTCCTTCCCTCGCGACCTCCCCCGCGGGGTGTCGGGGGTGCGGGGGCGACCAGTGGTCGCCCCCGCCAGGTTCGAGGACTGTGTCGTCTGGCTCATTCGTGTACCCGAACCTTCCCGATCGGCAGGCCTCAGCCTGCGTCGACCTGCGCCTGGATCTGCTTCAGCACGTCAGCAGCAGGCTGATCCTGCAGCTGGCCGAACAGGGACTTGAACGCACCGTCTGCGGCGGACCACTTGGCGTTCGTCGACGGGTAGAACTGCGCGTCGGGCAGCACGTCGAGGAAGGGCTTGAGGGCCTCCTCGCCGGAGAGCTGCTCGGCACCGGACTTGGTGACGGGGAGGAAGCCTTCGGCCTGCACCCACGGCACGTACACGTCGGCCGAGTAGTAGTAGTCGAAGAAGGCGGTGATGGCTTCCTTCTTGTCGTCATCGTTCTGGAACGCCATCAGCTGATCCATGACGCCGAGCGTGAACGGCGAGCCGTCCTTGGTCGGGATCGGCACGATGGAGTAGTCCAGGTCGGGGTTGCCCTCGGCGATCTGTCCGACCGTCGGCGGCAGACCCACCTGCATGCCGATCTTGCCCTGGATGAAGATGTCCATCAGCGGCGACCGCTGCGTCGATCCGGGGTCGGCCTGCGTCGCGCCGGCGTCGATCATCTTCTTGATCTGCTCGGCGCCCACGAGGTTCTCGGGGGTGTCGATCGTGATCTCGGATGCGTCGCCGAACGATCCGCCGCCGCCCCACAGCCACACGGCAGCCTCGGCCTGGGCCTCTTCGGAGCCGAGCGGCATGCCGTATCCGGCGACTCCGCCGCCGAGCGCCGACACCTTGGTGGCGGCATCCAGCAGCTCGTCCCAGTTGGTCGGGGCTTCGACGCCGGCCTGGTCGAGCAGCGCGTTGTTGACGAACAGTGCACGAGCCGACGCGATCAGCGGCAGCGCGTAGGCCGTGCCGTCGACCTCGGCGTTCTTGAGGAACGACTCCTGGAAGTCGGAGTAGACGTCATCCGAGACGACGTCCTTCACCGGGTACAGGAGCTCGTCGCCGACGAATCCGGCGAACGGTCCGCCGTTGTAGATGTCGGGCGCCTCGCCGGCCTGGATCTTGGTGGAGACGACCTTCTCGAGGTTGTCCCAGGACTGCACCTCGAGCTTGACCTTGATGTCGGGGTTGGCCTTCTCGAACCCCTTGATGACGGTCTCCCAGTTCGCCTTGGTGCCGTCGGAGTAGCTGGGGACCAGCAGGTCGAGTGTGGTCGACCCTCCGGCGTCGCCGCTGTCGCCGGTCGAACCGCCGAAGCCGCACGAAGCGAGCGTGAGTGTGGCGGTTGCCGCAAGAGCGACAGCGCCGAATCGCAGTGACTTCTTCATGTGTGTTGCATTCCTCACTGTGTGTGTGGGTTGCCGCTCCGTCGGACGGGTGCCGCTCGGGTGAGGAGTGACTCCGCCGTTCGGTGGAGGGGGCGCGGTGCACAGTCGCAGAGCACTTCACGCGACGGTGCGTGGTGATCGGTTCCGCCGGGTGGCGGTCGTGATCGTTCAAGTCGGTTCGACTCGAGTCCTCGACGTCGATGGGGCGTGGCGTCGAGGCGGTGGAACTTGTTCGATTATTTGTCAGGCGAATAAACAAATCAAGAAAATCCTCTAGCGGATCTCCATGAGCGCCATACTATGATCGACTGAAGGCTTAAACAATCACAATCACGCAAAGATTCTTGAGAAAGGCACTCCGATGACTGGATCGTCGCCCGGCGCACACATGCATGAAGAGCTCACCTCGCAGCCCGAGACCTGGGCCGCGGCCGCGGATCTCCGCGACGCTCAGGCCCTCCTCCCGGCTTCCGGAGCCCGCATCGCGGTCGTCGGATGCGGCACCTCCTGGTTCATGGCGCAGTCCTACGCAGCGCTGCGTGAGACCGCCGGCCTGGGCGAGACCGATGCGTTCGCGGCATCCGAAGCGTTCGTCGACCGCGGATACGACGCCGTCGTCGCGCTCACCCGCTCGGGCACCACCACCGAGGTTCTCGAACTGGTCGAGCGCGTCAAGGGACGCATCCCCACCATCGGCGTGATCGGCGACCCGGAGTCGCCCCTCGTCTCACTGGTGGACGAGGCCGTGCTGCTGCCGTTCGCCGACGAGAAGTCGGTCGTGCAGACACGCTTCGCCACCACCGCGCTCGCGCTGTTCCGCGCCTCGCTCGGAGAGGACCTCACCGCCGCGATCGCCGATGCTTCGGCCGTGCTCGCCGCTCCGGCGGACGACGAGCTGCGCGACGCCGACCAGTACACGTTCCTCGGCCGCGGGTGGACCACCGGTCTCGCCCATGAGGCGGCGCTGAAGATGCGCGAGTCCTCGCAGTCGTGGACCGAGTCGTACTCCTCGATGGAGTACCGTCACGGTCCCATCGCGATCGCGGCGCCCGGTCGTGTGACCTGGCAGTTCGGCGCGGCTCCCGAGGGACTCCGGGCGCAGGTCGAGGCGACGGGGGCGCGATTCGTCGAGCACCCCATCGACCCGCTGGCCGAACTCGTGCGCGTGCACCGGGTCGCCCTCGACCGCGCTCTCGCGCGCGGACTGGACCCGGATCAGCCCCGCAACCTCACGCGATCCGTCATCCTGGACGCATGACGCCGACGCACGACCGGAGCCGATGATGACCAGGTCTGACCCCGCCGCCTCCGTGCCCGACGCCGTGCGCGACGCCTCGGGCGAGGTGCTTGCGGCGGTTCGCGGGTTGGGTGCCGGCGTGCCGGTGCTGGCGTTCGATGTGGGAGGTACCGACATCAAGTCGGCGCTGTTCGATGCCGACGGCACCGCGCTCGGCCTCCGCCGCACTCCGACGCCGGTCGTCGACGGGGATCGCACCGAGGTGATCATCGAACGTCTCGGCGTGCTCGCGGCGGAACTGCGTGCGGCGCATCCCGACGTCGTGCCTCAGGCCGTCGGTCTCGTCGTGCCCGGCATCGTCGACGCGGAGGCCGGTCTCGGGGTGTTCGCCAGCAACCTCGGCTGGCACGATTCGCCGCTGCGCGAACTCGCGAGCGCGCGACTGGGTCTGCCGGTGGCTTTCGATCACGACGTGCGCGCGGCGAGCTGGGCCGAGCGCCTGCTCGGAGGGGCACGCGACTATGAGAATGCGGTGGTGCTTGTGATCGGCACCGGCATCGCAGGAGCGCTGCTCGTGGGCGGCGTGCCGTATACCGCGGGTGGATATGCGGGCGAGATCGGGCACTCGCCCGTCGCCGAAGGACCGATCTGCCCGTGCGGTGCGCGGGGCTGTCTGGAGGCCGTCGCCTCGGCCGGCGCCATCGCGCGCCGCTACCACGAGGCCACCGGGGTCGCCCCGAACGGCGCGAAAGACGTGATCGCCCGTGCGGCGGCCGGTGACCAGCCGGCGGCGGACATCTGGAACTCGGCGCTCGACGCGCTGGCGCTCTCGCTCGCGCAGCTGACGGCCGTGATCGCCCCCGAGGCCGTGGTGATCGGCGGAGGTCTGTCGCGCGCCGGTGGCGCGTTGTTCGACGAACTCCGCGAGCGCCTCGCCGCGCGACTGAGCTTCCACCGCCTGCCGGTGCTCGTCCCGGCGGAGCTCTCCGGCAACGCGGGTCTGCTCGGGGCGGCGCTGCGGGCGCGGGAGGTCGCATGATCCTCACCGTCACCCCGAACCCGGCCCTCGATCTCACCTGGCACGTCTCGCGTCTCACGATCGGCGAGACGCATCGCGCCGACGCCGGTGCCGTGCGGGCCGGGGGTAAGGGGCTCAACGTGGCACGGGTCGCGCATGCCGAGGGGGCGGCGGTGCGGGCGATCACGACCGCCGGCGGGCGCAGCGGCGCGGAGTTCGCGGAGGAGCTCGTGCGCAGCGGGGTGCCACACGCGCTGGTGCCGGTCGCGCAGGACACCCGTCGCAGCATCGCGATCGTCGACGAAGCCCTCGGCGACACCACGATCATCAACGAGCGCGGCCTCAACCCGAGCGACCAGGAGTGGGCCGACCTGCTCGCCGCCGTGGTCGACGCCCTCCCGAGCGCGCGCGTGCTCGTGATCTCTGGCAGCCTCCCACCCGGCGCTCCGGACGGCTTCCTGCCGCTGCTGATCGCGGTGGCGAAGGATGCCGGAGTGCCGGTGATCGTCGACACCTCCGGGCCCGCCCTGCTGCAGGCGGCGGACGCCGGGGCATCCGTCCTGAAGCCGAATCGCGCCGAGCTCGCGGAGGCCACCGGGATCACCGACCCCATCGACGGTGCACACGCGTTGCTCGCCCGAGGCGCAGAGCTCGTGCTGCTCTCGCTCGGTGCCTCCGGGATGCTGGCGGTCACGGCATCCGACCTCGTGCGCGCCCGCCTCGACGAGCCTCTCGCCGGCAACCCGACCGGTGCCGGCGATGCCGCGGTGGCCGCCTGTGCGGTGCTGTACGCCGAGGGTGAGCGCGACCCCGAACTGATCCTGCGCCGTGCGGCCGCCTGGTCGGCGGCGGCCGTGCTGATGCCCCTCGCCGGCGACATCTCTCCGCAGTGGCCGGCGCTCGCCGCGCAGCTGCGCGTCTCGCATCCCGACCCCGACGCCGTCCGGAAGGACCTCTCGTGACCCTCGTCTCCGCCCGTGAACTCGTCGCCGCCGCATCCGCGGCCGGCCGGGGGATCGGGGCCTTCAACGTGATCCACCTCGAGACCGCCGAGGGACTCGTGCGGGCTGCCGAGCTCGCGCAGCTGCCGGTGATCCTGCAGATCTCCCAGAACTGCGCCGACTACCACGGCGGCCTGGAGCCGATCGCGCTCGCGACGCTCGCCGTGGCCCGCCGCGCGCAGATGCCGGTCGCAGTGCACCTCGACCACGCCGAGCGGCCGGAGCTGGTCGATGAGGCGATCGCCCTCGGGTTCGGATCTGTGATGTTCGACGGTGGCGCGTTGCCCTATGACGACAACGTCGCGCTCACCGCCGCGGTGGCGGCGCGTGCCCACGCTGCGGGCGTCTACATCGAGGGTGAACTCGGCGAGGTCGGCGGCAAGGACGGTGCGCACGCGCCAGGAGTGCGCACGGATCCGGACGAGGCGCGGGCTTTCGTCGCCGCGACCGGTGTCGACGCGCTCGCCGTGGCCGTCGGCTCTTCGCACGCCATGATCGACCGCACCGCCTCCCTCGACCTCGACCTGATCGCCCGACTCCGCGCGGCGCTGCCGGTGCCACTCGTGCTGCACGGCTCGTCTGGTGTGGCCGACGATGTGATCGGCCAGGCCGTGCGCGCCGGCATGGCCAAGATCAACGTGTCGACGCATCTGAACGGACACTTCACGCGCGCCGTCCGTGCAGTGCTCGCCGAGGACGAGCGACTGGTCGACTCCCGCAAGTACCTCGCCCCGGCGCGTGAGGCTCTGGCGCTGGAGGCCGCACGGCTGTTGCGGCTGTTCGCCGGCGCCGAGGGCGATACGGTGGCGGGATGACACCCCTCGCGCACACGGCACCCGCCAGGGGGCGGCGATGAAGCGCGCCGCACGCCTGAACGCGATCCTCGATCTGCTGGCCGACGCCGGCGAGGTGACGGTCGAGGATCTGGTCGAGCAGTTCGGCGCCTCGGCCGCGACGACGCGTCGTGACCTCGACTCGCTCGCGGAGCAGCGGCTGCTCACCCGCACGCACGGGGGCGCGGTCGCGCAGGCGGTCGCCTACGAGCTGCCCATCCGCTACAAGAGCCATCTGCGCACGCACGAGAAGGCGGGCATCGCCCAGGCCGCAGCCGACCTGGTTGCCCCGGGCATGGTCGTCGGACTCTCCGGAGGCACCACGACCACCGCGATCGCCGCGGCCCTCGCCGCTCGCGACGACCTCGCCTCCGGCGCCGGGATCACGGTGGTCACGAACGCCGTGAACATCGCCGCCCAGCTGGCGACCCGCCCCGACATCAAGGTCGTCGTCACCGGCGGCGTCATCCACTCCCGCAGCTACGAGCTCGTCGGCCCCTTCGTCGAGCAGCTGCTGCGCGGCGTGCGCCTCGACATCGCCTTCATCGGTGTCAACGGTATGGATGCCGAGTCCGGCGCGACCACGCACGACGAGCGCGAGGCGGCCGTGAACCGCATGATGGCCGAGCGCGCCCGCCGCGCCGTGGTGGTCACCGACAGCAGCAAGCTCGGTGTCGTGGCTTTCGCCGCGGTCGGCGGCGTCGACCTGTTCCCGACCGTGCTGACGGATGCCGGAGCGGATCCCGATGCGGTGGCCGCGCTGCGGGACGCCGGGCACGAGGTACTGCTCGCCGGGTGAGGTGCTGAGGGCGGTCTCGAGTTCGGGGTGCCTGCCGGGTGGTCGCTCGCTCGGTATGAAGGAGATCTCGCGCTATGCAGGAGCGGATGCCGTGTCGGCACCTTCATTTCGCGCGATCTCCTTCTGGTCGTGCGCGCGTCCATCGGAATCGGTCGATGGGCGGTCCGCCTCAGAGCTGAGTTGCCCTGGAGTGCGCACCAGGCCGCAGAATCGGAAGCGGGAACTGATCCTGCAACAGAACGGGCTCCTCATGTCAGGCACACTCACTCCGCAGGCGACCGCCGAACGCGCAGGCGTCACGCTCGACACGCTCCGCTACTACGAGAGAGAGGGATTGATCGGGCCGATCGCACGCACGGCCGGCGGGCATCGGGCGTACGACGACGACGATCTGTTCTGGATCGGACTGGTGACGTGCCTGCGGGACGCCGGACTGGGGATCTCCGAGTTGCGGGAGTTCACCTCCCTCCTCCGCAGTGAGGGGAGCGCCAGGGATCGCGTCGCGTTCCTCCAGGAGCATCGGCGGGAGCTGCAGGAGCGGAAGAGGCGCATCGACCTCGCGCTCGGCGTGCTGGACGACAAGATCGCGCACTACCGGGAGCAGTCGACCAACGCGAACCCCGGATGAGCGCGGGCTTGACCTGGAGCGCGCTCCAGCATCCAGCATCGAAGCATGAAAGCACAGATGAACGCCCCCCAGATCATTCTCGGGACCATGGACCACGGCACTCGCGTGGACGAATCCACTGCATTCCGGCTTCTCGACCGCTTCGTCGAAGCCGGAGGGCACTGGCTCGACACCGCCAACTGCTACTCGTTCTGGAGTGACCCGAGCGGTCTGGGCGGTGCCAGCGAGCGGGTGCTCGGCGCCTGGATGCGGGCGAACCCCGGTGTGCGTTCTGCCATCGGCCTCGCCACCAAGGTCCGGCAGGACCCGCTGGTCGCTCACTCCTGGCCGGAGAGCGCGGAGGGACTCTCGGCGGACGCCATCAGGGCGGGACTCGACGGCAGCCTCGAGCGTCTCGGCGTCGATCATGTCGACCTGTTGTGGGCGCACGCGGAGGACCGGTCCGTCGATCTCGCCGAGACCGTCGCCGGCTTCGGAGAGGCAGTGGCCGAGGGCCGCGCCACCCGTATCGGCGCGGCCAACCACGCGTCCTGGCGGGTGCAGCAGGCGCGGGAACTCGCTCGCCGGCAGGGAATGGCCGAGTGGTCGGCGCTGCAGCTCCGGCACTCCCTCGTGCAGCCCCGTCCGGGCGCGACGGTCCCCGAAGCGGGCCACAAGCTCCTCCAGCCGGATGACCTCGACTTCGCGCGCGCAGAGGGGCTCCCGCTGTGGTGCTACACGCCCTTGCTGATGGGCGGATACACCCGAGCGGATCGCCCGTTCTCCGACGGCTACGCCCATCCGGGAACCGAGCGGGTGCTCCTGGTCCTCGACGAGGTCGCGCGCGAGACCGGAGCGACGCCGAACCAGGTCGTGCTCGCCTGGCTGATGAGTCAGGGGATCTCCCCGCTCGTCGGGGCGAGCAGGGTGGAGCAGATCGACGAGGCGATGGGAGCGCGAGAGGTCACACTGTCCGCGCACCAGCTGCGGCGATTCGCGGATGCCCGTTGAGCAAGGACCTGGTCGGGGCGGCGCGGTAGGCGAATGGTGTCCACACACAACGAAGGCCTCGGCGTCCCCACAACGCCGAGGCCTCGCGAGCGCGTCACGGCTGCATACCGCTGCACACTCTGAGTAGTTGGTGTCCGCGTCGTCTCGCACTCCCCAGTGCGCGAGACTCCGCGTTGACTGCGCCTCCCTTGCGCCTCGACCCTCCGAGGCCCTCCGCATGACACCTTCCGAAGAACAGGAGCGCTTCCCCTCTCCGGTGATACACCGAATGGAGAAAAAGTTCAGAATCCACTGCCGTGGCACTGGAACGGCGCGCGATGGCCGGTCGAGACGGATGCCGCAGCCAGCGCTGCCGCGGGGGTCGCACCGCCGGCGAGCTCGACATGCACCGCGCCGAGCAGTTCGCACGCCACGTCATCCGGCACCACCACCGGCGCCGCGATCACGCACCGCGTTCCTGCGTGCAGCCACACCCGCGTCATGCCGAGTGCCTCCTCGCCCCAGCGCACCGAGGAGCGCCCGAGCTCGCACGCCGAGAGGATCACGGTGTCTGGCACGGTCGGGATCAGATCGACGTCGTACCCGAACAGGGTGCCGTCGGCGAGCTCGAATCCCGAGAACAGCGGATTGTCGACCGCATGACGCCCGTGGGCGGCGATGTGCAGCAGGTCGGTCGTGCCGGCGAGGGTCGTGACGGCCGAGACGGTCGCCTCCGGTCCGTGCAGCTGCACTGCGGGTACGCCCCACGCCGCGGCCGCCTGCCGGATCTCCTCACCGGCGCGCGGAACACGAGGGCCCGCGGCGAACCCGATGCGGGCACCCCTCTCGCCGGGATGCCGACGATCGGCACTCCACCGAGAGACCGAGGTCGCGAGCGTGAACGGGGTGCCGTGCATGCCGGGCAGCATCGCCCACGGCACCCCGGCGAGGATGCCGGGCGAGGTCACCACCAGTTGCCGCGCCGATCCGCGCACGGGGGAGAGCAGCTCGGCGTCGAGCAGGGCCAGGCGCGCGTCGAGCGAGCGGGCGATCACCTCGGCCATGGGTCCACCGCGTGTGAGGGCGGCGACGTCGAGATCAGCGCGCAGTCCGTCGAGCGCCGACTGCACGCGCGACAACGACAGATCGACGATGCGCGCAGCGGATGCCGTCACCACGACGCAGTGCAGCGCAACGCCCGTGAACACGTAGGCGAGCACGGCGGTGTCGGCATCGAGCAGCGCCGTGGTCTCTGCGAGGTCCACGCGTTCGCGGGTGCCCCCGGAGCCGGTCGAGGACCATTGCCGTTCCCGCACCCGATCGCGCAGCACGCGCACGCGGTCATAGGTCGTCCAGTCCTGACCGGCGAGGTCGGCGCGCAGCATCCGCAGTTCGGCGAGATCCGTCGCGAGCGCCTCGTCGTGCGGAGGGCGCAGCGGCGCGACCTGCTGGCTGAGATGCCGGGCTCGCTCGGACCAGGCGAACAGCGTCTCCGGATCGCGGGTGCGCGCGGCGGCGGTCAGCCCGGCGAAGACGAGTTCGCTCCCCTGCATCGCGACCGACGCCTGCAGGTCGAGGGCGCCGAACGACTGCTGCCATCCCGCGAGCAGGTCGAGGCCGTCGGCCGCGGCGCGCAGGGCATCGCGGGGGCGTCCGGCTGCGGCGGCCCGCGCTGCCTGCACTTCGTGCACGCGCAGCCGCAACGGCGCGGGGGCATCGTCGGCGACCATCGGCAGACGTCCACCACCGTCGCGTCGGGCGCTGAGCCGCAGGGCCGTCGCCTCGGTGCGAAGACCGGTGCGATCGAGCGCGGTCGCCGTGCGCCTCAGCTCGTCTTCGCCGGGGCGCCGCCGTGAGCCGCCGCTCAGCCCGGCCTCGAGTCGCACGGCGTCGGCGCGCGCCTCCCAACCGGCACTGCCCAGGGCCGCGAACCGGCGGGCCGCGGTGCGTGCTGTGCGTTCGGCGGCGGTCGCGTCGTGGCGCAGCAGCGAACGAGCGAGGTGCAGCTCGGCCTCGCCTCTGGCCTGCCGCATCCGCTGCGCCCCGAACTGCACAGCCACCTGGCCGAGCAGGGTCTCGGCCTCGGTCGTGAGCCCGGCGTCGCGCAACACCTCGGCGCGGTCGAGGTCGCTGATCGCCGCGGCCAGATCGCTGGTCGCCGCGAGGGTCGGCCGCGAACGGGTCATGAGGGCGAGCGCGGTGACCAGGTCGCCCCCGAGCAGTGCCGCATAGCCGAGGTTGTGACGTGCCTCCGCGAGAGGTTCCTCGTCGCCGTTCGCCTCGTACACGGCCACCGCGCGCTGCAGGTCGGCGGTGCAGGCCTCGAGCTGGTGCTGCTGCATCCGCAGCATCGACCGGTTCATGAGGCAGTTCGCGAGCTCGGTCGTCTCGGCGCTCATCGCCTCGATGGAACGCGTGAGCATCCGCTCTGCTTCGTCGAGCCGTCCGGAGTGCATCAGCAGTGTGCCGAGCTGCCCGCTGAGCACCGCGACCGTCTCGTCGCGCAGCCCGTCACGGTCGAGGGCACCCCGGCACAGGCGCTCGGCCTCCGCCGGCTCTCCGGTCTGCGCGAGCACGTAGGCCCTGGTGCCGTCGATGCGGGCGCGCAGGTCCGGGTCGTCCGTACGAGCGGATGCCGTCGTCAGCGCACGCCGGGCCGCCGCGAACCGTCGGGAGTTGGCCGCTTCGACCCCGCGCCGGTGCAGCTCTTGTGCAGACAGGGGCATCGTCCCAGAATGCCGTGCCCCGCCCCCGGGCGGAAGAGCCGGTGGTGTCGACATCCGCCCCCGCCTCCCGGCCCTGCCTCCGTGTCGGGCTACGTGGCGGCATCCGCGCCTGCCTCCCGCCCCTGTATCCCGCCCCTGTATCCCGCCCCTGTATCCCGGCTCCTGCCCACCGCCCCTTGCCCACCGCTCCTTGCCCACCGCTCCTTGCCCACGGCCCCCTGCCCACCTGCAGGAGGAATGGCGGGATGCAGGAGGACTTGCCGTGGATTCCTCCTGCATCCCGCGGAATCTCCTGCAGGTCGCGGGAGGGTGGTGCGGGTGGCGCGCCCGGTGCAGGCCGCGCGGGTGAGCGAGTGGTGCGGCAGGGGCGCCGGGTTCAGTCCACCGGGGAGGGCAGCGTCGCCACGACGGCCTTGACGGCGGATGCCGCGTCCACGCGCCCGACCCCGATCATGCCGAGGTGCGCGGCGATGAGCCCTGCGACGTAGGGGGCGGCGAACGAGGTGCCGCTCCACACGGCGAAGCCGCCGCGGTAGTCGTCCGGGTCGATCGTCTCGCGGTGCAGTCCTTGGATGTCGGCCCTGGTCGTCG
It encodes:
- a CDS encoding carbohydrate ABC transporter permease, whose product is MTVTETELVTTAGRGGRSIPPLPGRKRRYTADQVSLPRVILRTAAGFLVLAIFVLPYVIMFFGSVKTKAQIRSVDPTYLPTEWHWENYFTMWSTPETPLPYNLISTIIIAVFATLLVLAVSLPAAYYTARFKFPGRMVFLFLVIVTQMLQPAVLTSGLFRQFTTLGLGDTWAAMIFINAAFNLSFAVWIMHSFFAGIPKEIDEAAQIDGAGRFTVLFKINLPLVWPGIVTAIVFTFVACWNEFAASLVILSTDKNQPLSVALTKFVGQYETSWQYVFGVSIVAILPVVILFMLIEKRLVGGLTAGSVK
- a CDS encoding carbohydrate ABC transporter permease, which produces MSQTTQSSNLAGATTGRPRTPDTPRGRSRGKDLLQALPWIAPALVLIIGVVLFPAGVMFYNSTRDISLSGLDKGSVGFDNFATVFAFAEFWPIFFRTIVWVVSVVLFTVVISLGLAQILNKAFPGRQIVRMAVIVPWAASVVMTTMVFYYSLEPYFGVFNKFLYDIGLSSDSVGYGWTKNPTTAFIWSIVIAIFVSLPFTTYTILAGLQAVPADALEAAKMDGAGATRTYWSIVLPQLRSALAVAILINIINVFNSLPILKVMTGSIPGYGADTIMTMIFKYIELQKKVDVASALSVIAFLIVIVIVAAYVKIVKPMKEV
- a CDS encoding extracellular solute-binding protein — its product is MKKSLRFGAVALAATATLTLASCGFGGSTGDSGDAGGSTTLDLLVPSYSDGTKANWETVIKGFEKANPDIKVKLEVQSWDNLEKVVSTKIQAGEAPDIYNGGPFAGFVGDELLYPVKDVVSDDVYSDFQESFLKNAEVDGTAYALPLIASARALFVNNALLDQAGVEAPTNWDELLDAATKVSALGGGVAGYGMPLGSEEAQAEAAVWLWGGGGSFGDASEITIDTPENLVGAEQIKKMIDAGATQADPGSTQRSPLMDIFIQGKIGMQVGLPPTVGQIAEGNPDLDYSIVPIPTKDGSPFTLGVMDQLMAFQNDDDKKEAITAFFDYYYSADVYVPWVQAEGFLPVTKSGAEQLSGEEALKPFLDVLPDAQFYPSTNAKWSAADGAFKSLFGQLQDQPAADVLKQIQAQVDAG
- a CDS encoding SIS domain-containing protein, which encodes MTGSSPGAHMHEELTSQPETWAAAADLRDAQALLPASGARIAVVGCGTSWFMAQSYAALRETAGLGETDAFAASEAFVDRGYDAVVALTRSGTTTEVLELVERVKGRIPTIGVIGDPESPLVSLVDEAVLLPFADEKSVVQTRFATTALALFRASLGEDLTAAIADASAVLAAPADDELRDADQYTFLGRGWTTGLAHEAALKMRESSQSWTESYSSMEYRHGPIAIAAPGRVTWQFGAAPEGLRAQVEATGARFVEHPIDPLAELVRVHRVALDRALARGLDPDQPRNLTRSVILDA
- a CDS encoding ROK family protein, whose protein sequence is MTRSDPAASVPDAVRDASGEVLAAVRGLGAGVPVLAFDVGGTDIKSALFDADGTALGLRRTPTPVVDGDRTEVIIERLGVLAAELRAAHPDVVPQAVGLVVPGIVDAEAGLGVFASNLGWHDSPLRELASARLGLPVAFDHDVRAASWAERLLGGARDYENAVVLVIGTGIAGALLVGGVPYTAGGYAGEIGHSPVAEGPICPCGARGCLEAVASAGAIARRYHEATGVAPNGAKDVIARAAAGDQPAADIWNSALDALALSLAQLTAVIAPEAVVIGGGLSRAGGALFDELRERLAARLSFHRLPVLVPAELSGNAGLLGAALRAREVA
- a CDS encoding 1-phosphofructokinase family hexose kinase → MILTVTPNPALDLTWHVSRLTIGETHRADAGAVRAGGKGLNVARVAHAEGAAVRAITTAGGRSGAEFAEELVRSGVPHALVPVAQDTRRSIAIVDEALGDTTIINERGLNPSDQEWADLLAAVVDALPSARVLVISGSLPPGAPDGFLPLLIAVAKDAGVPVIVDTSGPALLQAADAGASVLKPNRAELAEATGITDPIDGAHALLARGAELVLLSLGASGMLAVTASDLVRARLDEPLAGNPTGAGDAAVAACAVLYAEGERDPELILRRAAAWSAAAVLMPLAGDISPQWPALAAQLRVSHPDPDAVRKDLS
- a CDS encoding class II fructose-bisphosphate aldolase, yielding MTLVSARELVAAASAAGRGIGAFNVIHLETAEGLVRAAELAQLPVILQISQNCADYHGGLEPIALATLAVARRAQMPVAVHLDHAERPELVDEAIALGFGSVMFDGGALPYDDNVALTAAVAARAHAAGVYIEGELGEVGGKDGAHAPGVRTDPDEARAFVAATGVDALAVAVGSSHAMIDRTASLDLDLIARLRAALPVPLVLHGSSGVADDVIGQAVRAGMAKINVSTHLNGHFTRAVRAVLAEDERLVDSRKYLAPAREALALEAARLLRLFAGAEGDTVAG
- a CDS encoding DeoR/GlpR family DNA-binding transcription regulator produces the protein MKRAARLNAILDLLADAGEVTVEDLVEQFGASAATTRRDLDSLAEQRLLTRTHGGAVAQAVAYELPIRYKSHLRTHEKAGIAQAAADLVAPGMVVGLSGGTTTTAIAAALAARDDLASGAGITVVTNAVNIAAQLATRPDIKVVVTGGVIHSRSYELVGPFVEQLLRGVRLDIAFIGVNGMDAESGATTHDEREAAVNRMMAERARRAVVVTDSSKLGVVAFAAVGGVDLFPTVLTDAGADPDAVAALRDAGHEVLLAG
- a CDS encoding MerR family transcriptional regulator — encoded protein: MSGTLTPQATAERAGVTLDTLRYYEREGLIGPIARTAGGHRAYDDDDLFWIGLVTCLRDAGLGISELREFTSLLRSEGSARDRVAFLQEHRRELQERKRRIDLALGVLDDKIAHYREQSTNANPG